A genomic segment from Micropterus dolomieu isolate WLL.071019.BEF.003 ecotype Adirondacks linkage group LG03, ASM2129224v1, whole genome shotgun sequence encodes:
- the ctnnb1 gene encoding catenin beta-1 → MASQADLMELDMVMEPDRKAAVSHWQQQSYLDSGIHSGATTTAPSLSGKGNPEEDDVDNQVMYEWEQGFNQNFSQEQVQDIDGQYAMTRAQRVRAAMFPETLDEGVQIPTTQYDAANPTNVQRLAEPSQMLKHAVVNLINYQDDAELATRAIPELTKLLNDEDQVVVNKAAVMVHQLSKKEASRHAIMRSPQMVSAIVRTMQNTNDVETARCTAGTLHNLSHHREGLLAIFKSGGIPALVKMLGSPVDSVLFYAITTLHNLLLHQEGAKMAVRLAGGLQKMVALLNKTNVKFLAITTDCLQILAYGNQESKLIILASGGPQALVNIMRTYTYEKLLWTTSRVLKVLSVCSSNKPAIVEAGGMQALGLHLTDPSQRLVQNCLWTLRNLSDAATKQEGMEGLLGTLVQLLGSDDINVVTCAAGILSNLTCNNYKNKMMVCQVGGIEALVRTVLRAGDREDITEPAICALRHLTSRHQDAEMAQNAVRLHYGLPVVVKLLHPPSHWPLIKATVGLIRNLALCPANHAPLREQGAIPRLVQLLVRAHQDTQRRTSMGGTQQQFVEGVRMEEIVEGCTGALHILARDVHNRIVIRGLNTIPLFVQLLYSPIENIQRVAAGVLCELAQDKEAAEAIEAEGATAPLTELLHSRNEGVATYAAAVLFRMSEDKPQDYKKRLSVELTSSLFRTEPMAWNETGDLGLDIGAQGEPLGYRQEDPSYRSFHSGGYGGDSMGMEPMMDHDLGGGHHPGQDYPPVEGLPDLGHAQELIEGLPPGDSNQLAWFDTDL, encoded by the exons ATGGCTTCCCAGG CTGATCTGATGGAGCTAGACATGGTCATGGAGCCAGACCGTAAGGCGGCAGTCAGTCACTGGCAGCAGCAGTCTTACCTGGATTCAGGCATCCATTCAGGGGCCACCACAACTGCTCCCTCCCTCAGTGGGAAGGGCAACCCCGAGGAAGACGATGTCGACAATCAGGTCATGTATGAATGGGAGCAGGGCTTCAACCAGAACTTCTCCCAGGAACAAGTACAAG ACATAGATGGTCAGTATGCCATGACGCGTGCCCAGCGGGTGCGAGCAGCCATGTTTCCAGAGACTCTTGATGAGGGTGTGCAGATTCCCACAACACAGTATGATGCAGCGAACCCCACCAACGTTCAGAGGCTGGCAGAGCCGTCGCAAATGCTCAAACATGCTGTGGTCAATCTGATCAACTACCAAGACGACGCTGAGCTGGCAACCAGAGCCATACCAGAACTCACCAAACTACTCAATGATGAGGACCAG GTTGTAGTAAACAAAGCAGCAGTGATGGTCCACCAGCTTTCAAAGAAAGAAGCTTCTCGTCACGCCATCATGCGCTCACCTCAGATGGTGTCTGCTATTGTCAGGACCATGCAGAACACAAACGACGTGGAGACTGCTCGCTGCACTGCAGGAACACTCCACAACTTGTCCCATCACAGAGAGGGTCTGCTGGCTATTTTCAAGTCTGGAGGAATACCGGCTCTGGTTAAAATGCTTGG TTCACCAGTGGACTCAGTCCTGTTTTATGCCATTACCACCCTCCACAACCTCCTCCTACACCAGGAAGGAGCCAAGATGGCTGTCCGTTTAGCTGGAGGTCTACAGAAAATGGTGGCTCTGCTCAACAAGACCAATGTCAAGTTCCTGGCAATCACCACCGACTGCCTCCAGATACTGGCCTATGGAAACCAGGAAAGCAAG TTAATAATCTTGGCCAGTGGTGGGCCTCAGGCATTGGTCAACATCATGAGGACCTACACCTACGAGAAGCTGTTGTGGACCACAAGCCGTGTTCTCAAAGTTCTGTCAGTCTGCTCCAGTAACAAGCCCGCCATTGTAGAAGCCG GAGGCATGCAGGCACTGGGACTCCACCTGACAGACCCCAGCCAGAGACTGGTCCAGAACTGTCTCTGGACTCTCAGGAACTTATCAGATGCTGCCACCAAACAG GAGGGAATGGAGGGTCTGCTAGGAACTCTGGTTCAGTTGCTCGGCAGTGACGACATTAATGTGGTGACCTGTGCTGCTGGTATCCTGTCTAACCTGACCTGTAACAACTACAAGAACAAGATGATGGTCTGCCAG GTTGGAGGTATCGAGGCGTTAGTTCGCACAGTGCTTCGGGCCGGGGACAGAGAAGACATCACAGAACCAGCTATTTGTGCCCTGCGTCACCTCACATCTCGACACCAGGATGCTGAGATGGCACAGAATGCAGTCAGACTGCACTACGGCCTGCCCGTGGTTGTCAAATTACTGCATCCGCCTTCACACTGGCCACTCAttaag GCTACAGTTGGTCTGATCCGTAACCTGGCTCTGTGCCCTGCAAACCATGCTCCTCTGAGGGAGCAGGGGGCCATCCCCAGACTGGTTCAGCTGCTGGTCAGAGCACACcaagacacacagagacgcaCCAGCATGGGAGGCACGCAGCAGCAGTTTGTG GAGGGAGTTCGTATGGAGGAGATTGTGGAGGGCTGCACAGGAGCGCTTCACATCCTGGCCAGAGACGTCCACAACAGAATAGTCATCAGGGGACTCAACACCATTCCACTGTTTGTacag ctgCTGTATTCTCCCATTGAGAACATCCAGCGTGTAGCAGCAGGCGTCCTGTGTGAGCTGGCCCAGGATAAAGAGGCTGCCGAGGCCATCGAGGCTGAGGGAGCCACCGCCCCACTCACAGAGCTACTGCACAGCCGCAACGAAGGAGTTG CCACCTACGCTGCAGCAGTTTTGTTCCGTATGTCTGAGGACAAACCCCAGGACTACAAGAAACGCCTCTCTGTGGAACTCACCAGCTCGCTCTTCAGGACGGAACCAATGGCCTGGAACGAG ACCGGAGACCTGGGTTTGGACATTGGCGCTCAGGGAGAGCCTCTGGGATACAGACAGGAAG ACCCAAGCTACCGTTCCTTCCATTCGGGGGGCTACGGAGGGGACTCTATGGGCATGGAGCCCATGATGGACCATGATCTGGGCGGGGGCCACCACCCTGGCCAGGACTACCCCCCTGTAGAGGGGCTGCCTGACCTTGGACATGCCCAGGAACTGATAGAGGGCCTGCCACCTGGCGACTCCAACCAACTGGCCTGGTTTGATACCGACCTGTAA